In bacterium, the sequence GTGTGCTCCTCGCGGGGCGGGCCGCGGTCGAGCGATCGTATCGGACCGTCGAGATCACCGTGGATGGGGACGATTGGGCGACGCTTGCTGAGCTGCGGGGCGTGGACCGGGACGCGCTGTACGCGGATCTGTACCGCCGGGGCGTGCGCAGCGTCACCGTATACGCGGCCTCGCTGCGCCGGCTCGCGGACGCCGGCCTTGTCACCTACACCGCCGGCAGCGACGCGGTCGATCAGGCGCGCGCGCAGACCCTGACCGGGCCGCTCGGGACCCTGGCGCGCACCGGCCGCCTGCACGCGAACAGCACGTACGTGCAGGGGACGGCGCCGATCCTCGACGTGGTCCGCGCCGGGATCGCGCTGCAGCGGGGCCCGGGGGCGGCGACGTTCGCCGGTCCGGGTCTGCTCGAAATCGCCGGCCGCGGCCGCGACCTGGAGGATCTCTCGCTCGAGATGGTGCCGGCCGAAGTCGCCTCGGCGCGGCGGGCGCATCTCGCGGCGGAGGTCCGCGTGCGGAACGTTCGGGAAGTCGCGCCGGGCGGGCTCGACGCGCTCTTCGCGTCGCTCGTCCGGTTCGGGCAGGCTTTCACCCTGATCTTCGATCGTGATCAGGTCCTCGGCTACGATGCCCTCGTTCCCGATGTGGCGGCCGCCATCAAGGCGCACGGGTTTGCCTTCGGGCAGATCGAGGCGTTCTCGTCGAGCCGGCGGCAAAAGGGCGAGGGGCAGCTCGCGGTACTGGCGGCGCCCCGCGTCATCCGCGTGTTCAGCCTGACGCCCCAAGAACTGGCGTCGCTCACGCCGCAGCAGGCGCGCGACAAGTACGTGCTGGCGGCCCACGAGCGAAACGTTCGTATCCTCTATGTCCGGCCCTTCCTCACCACGTCGGCGGGCGTGGATCCGATCCAGGCGAACCTGGACTACGTGGGCTCGATCGCCGACGAGTTGACGCGCAGCGGTTACAAGATGGGCAAGGCGGTGCCGCTGCCCTCCCTCGGCACGCCGGCGCCGTGGTTCGTCCTGGCGGCGCTCGGCGCTCTGGCCGCGGCGGCCCTGGCCGCCGCCGAAACCGGCGCCGCGCTCGGGTACGAAGTTCGGCCGCAATGGCTGTACGGCGGCGTCGCCGCCGGGTTGGCGATCACGCTCGGAGCGATGGCGGTCCACCACGTCACGCTGTGGCGAGAAGTGCTGGCGCTCCTGGCGGCGCTGGCGTTCCCGGTCCTGGCGATGCTTTGGTTCGTCCCGGGCGCGCGGCGCGAGACTTGGCCGGCCGTCCGGGCGGGCGGGGCCGGTGTGGTCGCGCGGAGCGTGGCGCAACTGTGGGCCGTCTCCGCCGCCTCCGCGTTGGGCGGGTTGATGGTGGGCGCGCTGCTGAGCGAATGGGCCTTCATGATGGAGATCCGGTTGTTCCTCGGCGTCAAGGCCGCGATCGTGGTGCCGATCGTGATCATCGGGCTGGCGGTCGCGGCGGCGCAGGCCGGACCCGAGGGGGTATGGCCGCGGGTACGGGAGTGGCTCCGGCAACCGCTGCGGCTCGAGTACGGCATCCTGCTCATCCTCATCGGCGGCGCCGCGCTGTTCGCGCTCGGCCGGACCGGCAACACCGGCCTGCCGGCGCTCGGCGGTCTCGAGATCAAGGCCCGCACCGTTCTCGAGCGGGTCTTGGTGGCGCGTCCGCGGACGAAGGAATTTCTGGTCGGCCACCCGGCGATGATGCTCGCCGTCGCCCTGGCGCTGCTCGGCGCCCGGCGCTGGGTGCTGCCCGCCGCGATGGTGGGCGCCGTCGGACAGACAGGGCTCATCGACTCCTTTGCGCACATCCACACGCCGCTCGTCTACACCGTCGAGCGGACCGTCTCTGCACTGATCATCGGCTCGCTGATCGGCGCGGTCCTGGTCGGGGTGCTGCTGTGGAGCCGGCGGTGGTGGCGGCTCACGGTGCCGGCGTCGGAGACCGCGGCCCCAGACGCCGAGCCCGCGGCCCGCCGTCACGGGGCGATCCGCGTGCCGGAAATTACGTAGGCCTGGGTGCCCCGGCTCGTCCTCTCGGGTTACTACGGCTTCGACAACCTGGGCGATGAGGCGGTGCTCGCGGCGACCGTCGCGGAGCTGCGGCGGCGCCGGCCGGGCCTCGACATCCTGGTGCTGTCGGCATCCCCCGAGGCCACGGCCCGCGCGCACGGGGTGACCGGCGTGCCGCGCGCCCGCCCGGGCGCGATCGCGGCGGCGCTCCGCGGCTGCGACCTGTTCCTCTCCGGCGGCGGCAGCCTCTTTCAGGACGCGACGAGCTGGCGCAGCCCCTGGTACTATCTCACCGTGCTCGCGGCGGCCCGGCGATGGTGCCGGAGGACGGCGGTCTACGCGCAGGGGTTCGAACCCGCCCGACGGCCGTGGGTGCGGGCCGGCATCCGGCGCGTCCTGGAGGGAGTGGATCTCATCACGGTCCGCGACGCTGCCTCCGCACAGGTCCTCTCGGCGTCGGGGCTGCGCCGGCCCCGCGTCGTCGTCGGCGCCGATCCGTCGTTTCTGCTCGATCCGGAGCCGACGCCGGCCGTCGAGCGGGAGTGCGTCCGTTGGGGGGAGGGCCTCCGGTTCGGGCTGGCGGTGCGGCCGTGGGGTGATGGACGCGTGCTCGAGGCGATTGCCGCTGCGGCCCGCGAGGCCGGGACGCGGCTCGGCGCGCACTGGATCCTGCTGCCGATGCACCGGCCGGAGGACGTCCGGGCGGCGGAGGTCGTGGCCGCGCGGCTCGACGGTGCGGTGGTGGTGCGGGACGCCTTTAGACCGCAAGAGATGCTGGCCGCGATCGGGACGCTGGATCTCCTTGTCGGGATGCGCCTGCACGCCCTAATCTTTGCGGCCCTCCAGGGTGTGCCGATCGTACCCGTGGCCTACAACCGTAAAGTGGCGGCGCTGGCCGCGGAACTGCAGGAGGACGCCCCCCTCCAAGCGGCGGGACTGGACCCCAGCGCGCTCGGGGCGAGGATCGCCGAGGTGGCGGCGGACCGGCCCGCCCGCCGCGACCGCCTCCGGCGCGTCGCGGCGGCGCTGCGCGAGCGCGCAGCGCTGAGCCCGGCGCTCGCCCTCGAGTTACTGGAATGACCGAGTCCGCGCCGGGCTCGCGGGCCGGTGCGCCTGCCCCCTCGGCCCGCCGGATCGACATTCTCGGCGTCGGGTTCGACCCCGTGGATCTCGACGGCGCCGTCGCGCGCGTCGCGTCCCTCGTGGCAGACGGAGCGCCGGCGCTCGCGGTGACGGCCAACACCGAGATTGTCATGACGGCGCGGCGGGCCGCCGATCTTGCCGCCGTGCTCGCCGGGGCCGCCCTCGTCGTCGCCGACGGCGTCGGCGTCGTCTGGGCCTCGCGGTACCTCGGCCGGCCCCTCCCGGCGCGGGTCCCCGGCATCGAGCTGGCAGAACGGCTGCTGGCCGAGGCCGCGCGGCGCCGCTGGGCGGTGTATCTCCTCGGCGGGCGCCCGGGCACCGCGGAGCAGGCGGCCGCGCGGCTCCGGGAGCGGTACCCGGGCCTGTGGATCGTCGGCTGCGGGCACGGCTACTTCGGCCGGGAGCAGGAGGCGCGCGTCGTCGAGACGATCCGGACGACCGGGCCCGCACTCCTGCTGGCCGGGCTCG encodes:
- a CDS encoding DUF5693 family protein produces the protein MTMWRQVWRRVPVLVACVAAGLAASGVLLAGRAAVERSYRTVEITVDGDDWATLAELRGVDRDALYADLYRRGVRSVTVYAASLRRLADAGLVTYTAGSDAVDQARAQTLTGPLGTLARTGRLHANSTYVQGTAPILDVVRAGIALQRGPGAATFAGPGLLEIAGRGRDLEDLSLEMVPAEVASARRAHLAAEVRVRNVREVAPGGLDALFASLVRFGQAFTLIFDRDQVLGYDALVPDVAAAIKAHGFAFGQIEAFSSSRRQKGEGQLAVLAAPRVIRVFSLTPQELASLTPQQARDKYVLAAHERNVRILYVRPFLTTSAGVDPIQANLDYVGSIADELTRSGYKMGKAVPLPSLGTPAPWFVLAALGALAAAALAAAETGAALGYEVRPQWLYGGVAAGLAITLGAMAVHHVTLWREVLALLAALAFPVLAMLWFVPGARRETWPAVRAGGAGVVARSVAQLWAVSAASALGGLMVGALLSEWAFMMEIRLFLGVKAAIVVPIVIIGLAVAAAQAGPEGVWPRVREWLRQPLRLEYGILLILIGGAALFALGRTGNTGLPALGGLEIKARTVLERVLVARPRTKEFLVGHPAMMLAVALALLGARRWVLPAAMVGAVGQTGLIDSFAHIHTPLVYTVERTVSALIIGSLIGAVLVGVLLWSRRWWRLTVPASETAAPDAEPAARRHGAIRVPEIT
- the csaB gene encoding polysaccharide pyruvyl transferase CsaB, giving the protein MPRLVLSGYYGFDNLGDEAVLAATVAELRRRRPGLDILVLSASPEATARAHGVTGVPRARPGAIAAALRGCDLFLSGGGSLFQDATSWRSPWYYLTVLAAARRWCRRTAVYAQGFEPARRPWVRAGIRRVLEGVDLITVRDAASAQVLSASGLRRPRVVVGADPSFLLDPEPTPAVERECVRWGEGLRFGLAVRPWGDGRVLEAIAAAAREAGTRLGAHWILLPMHRPEDVRAAEVVAARLDGAVVVRDAFRPQEMLAAIGTLDLLVGMRLHALIFAALQGVPIVPVAYNRKVAALAAELQEDAPLQAAGLDPSALGARIAEVAADRPARRDRLRRVAAALRERAALSPALALELLE
- a CDS encoding WecB/TagA/CpsF family glycosyltransferase produces the protein MTESAPGSRAGAPAPSARRIDILGVGFDPVDLDGAVARVASLVADGAPALAVTANTEIVMTARRAADLAAVLAGAALVVADGVGVVWASRYLGRPLPARVPGIELAERLLAEAARRRWAVYLLGGRPGTAEQAAARLRERYPGLWIVGCGHGYFGREQEARVVETIRTTGPALLLAGLGMPRQERWLARHLPALGVPVAMGIGGSLDVWAGHAHRAPRAMQTLGLEWLYRLAREPRRLGRQLSIPHFMALTVAQRARGASGGRRR